One genomic region from Gossypium hirsutum isolate 1008001.06 chromosome D13, Gossypium_hirsutum_v2.1, whole genome shotgun sequence encodes:
- the LOC107935536 gene encoding histone-lysine N-methyltransferase, H3 lysine-9 specific SUVH1 isoform X1 produces MEGGVAGKSVPPNSFDKSKVLDVKPLRSLLPVFPEAPNGPPFVCAPPNGPFPTGFSPFFPFSGPQGSPLTPGLNQNLFNSTAMPIRSFRAEPPPASNGENVQSSNKRKSVGPSFVKKKVKRSNDSELALAALTNFKPGISAAEKDDGNRELVENVLMRFEALRRKLSQMEDAKESHSDIFKRANLKAGNIMFTKGVRTNGKKRIGAVPGVEIGDIFFFRMELILIGLHSQSMAGIDFMPMKADIEGERVAISIVSSGGYEDNAEDPDVLVYTGQGGNASADKEASDQKLVRGNIALERSLHRANEVRVIRGFKDATHQTSKVYVYDGLYKVQESWMEKGKTGCNMFKYKLVRLPGQTGAFSTWKSIRKWKEDPSSRDGLILPDLTSGAESIPVSLVNEVDDEKGPAYFTYVSTVKYPKSFKLVQPSYGCNCRDACQAGNSNCSCIQKNGGDFPYITTGILACRMPMIFECGSSCPCFRNCKNRVLQTGFKVHFEVFKTRDKGWGLRSWDPIRAGTFICEYAGEVIEKIKEKADGDDGENNDYVFDTNRVYESFKWNHETESAEERSDTSEKFDIPSPLIISSKNSGNIARFMNHSCSPNVFWQPIMYEHNNEAFLHIAFFAKKHIPPMTELTYDYGIPRSDETESNNMEHGKKKCLCGSPKCRGYFY; encoded by the coding sequence ATGGAAGGAGGGGTAGCCGGAAAGAGTGTACCGCCGAATTCATTTGATAAATCTAAAGTTTTGGATGTAAAACCACTACGTTCTTTGCTTCCGGTATTCCCGGAGGCACCGAATGGTCCGCCTTTTGTATGTGCACCTCCTAATGGTCCTTTCCCGACTGGGTTTTCACCGTTTTTTCCATTTAGTGGACCACAAGGATCACCGTTGACGCCTGGTCTTAACCAAAATCTCTTCAATTCAACTGCTATGCCGATTCGTTCGTTTAGAGCCGAACCACCACCAGCTTCTAATGGTGAAAATGTGCAAAGCAGTAATAAACGCAAATCTGTTGGCCCGAGTTTCGTCAAAAAGAAAGTGAAGAGAAGCAACGATTCGGAGCTTGCACTGGCTGCACTTACTAATTTTAAACCTGGAATCAGTGCAGCTGAAAAAGATGATGGTAACCGGGAACTTGTTGAAAATGTGCTTATGAGATTCGAAGCACTTAGGAGAAAGCTTAGCCAAATGGAAGATGCAAAGGAATCACATTCTGATATTTTCAAGCGCGCTAACTTAAAAGCTGGCAACATTATGTTCACGAAAGGGGTACGGACTAATGGAAAGAAGCGAATTGGGGCTGTTCCTGGTGTTGAAATCGGTGACATTTTCTTCTTCCGAATGGAGTTGATTTTAATCGGGTTGCATTCTCAATCCATGGCTGGAATTGACTTCATGCCTATGAAGGCTGATATTGAGGGAGAGCGAGTGGCTATAAGCATTGTTTCGTCTGGAGGGTATGAAGACAATGCTGAAGATCCTGATGTTTTGGTATACACCGGTCAAGGTGGGAATGCTAGTGCCGATAAAGAAGCATCTGATCAGAAGCTTGTGAGGGGCAATATTGCTTTGGAAAGGAGCTTGCACCGAGCCAATGAAGTAAGAGTTATTCGGGGTTTCAAGGATGCTACTCACCAAACTTCTAAGGTTTATGTATACGACGGGCTTTACAAGGTCCAAGAGTCGTGGATGGAGAAAGGGAAAACGGGTTGTAACATGTTCAAGTATAAATTAGTAAGGCTTCCCGGGCAAACGGGTGCATTTTCGACATGGAAATCCATTCGGAAATGGAAAGAAGATCCGTCTTCAAGAGATGGACTTATTCTTCCAGACCTCACTTCAGGTGCTGAAAGCATACCTGTTTCACTTGTAAATGAGGTCGATGATGAAAAGGGACCTGCTTATTTCACATATGTCTCGACTGTTAAATATCCAAAATCGTTCAAATTAGTACAACCTTCATACGGATGCAATTGCCGTGATGCATGTCAAGCAGGAAATTCAAACTGTTCCTGTATTCAAAAAAACGGAGGCGATTTCCCTTACATTACCACTGGGATTCTAGCTTGTCGAATGCCTATGATATTTGAATGTGGTTCCTCATGCCCTTGTTTTCGTAACTGCAAAAACCGGGTTTTACAAACTGGTTTTAAAGTTCACTTTGAAGTTTTTAAGACACGAGACAAGGGTTGGGGTCTACGGTCATGGGACCCTATTCGTGCAGGTACGTTTATTTGTGAATACGCAGGTGAAGTTATtgaaaaaattaaggaaaaagcAGACGGGGACGATGGTGAAAACAATGATTACGTTTTCGATACGAATCGAGTGTATGAATCCTTCAAATGGAATCATGAAACTGAGTCAGCAGAGGAAAGATCTGACACTAGTGAAAAGTTCGATATTCCGTCTCCTCTAATCATAAGTTCGAAGAACAGTGGAAACATAGCTCGATTTATGAATCATAGTTGCTCCCCGAATGTTTTTTGGCAACCGATCATGTATGAACATAACAATGAAGCTTTTCTCCATATTGCTTTCTTTGCTAAGAAACACATTCCTCCAATGACCGAGTTGACATACGATTACGGTATTCCACGGTCGGATGAGACCGAAAGTAACAACATGGAGCACGGAAAAAAGAAGTGCTTATGTGGATCGCCGAAATGCAGAGGTTACTTTTATTGA
- the LOC107935536 gene encoding histone-lysine N-methyltransferase, H3 lysine-9 specific SUVH1 isoform X2 has translation MPIRSFRAEPPPASNGENVQSSNKRKSVGPSFVKKKVKRSNDSELALAALTNFKPGISAAEKDDGNRELVENVLMRFEALRRKLSQMEDAKESHSDIFKRANLKAGNIMFTKGVRTNGKKRIGAVPGVEIGDIFFFRMELILIGLHSQSMAGIDFMPMKADIEGERVAISIVSSGGYEDNAEDPDVLVYTGQGGNASADKEASDQKLVRGNIALERSLHRANEVRVIRGFKDATHQTSKVYVYDGLYKVQESWMEKGKTGCNMFKYKLVRLPGQTGAFSTWKSIRKWKEDPSSRDGLILPDLTSGAESIPVSLVNEVDDEKGPAYFTYVSTVKYPKSFKLVQPSYGCNCRDACQAGNSNCSCIQKNGGDFPYITTGILACRMPMIFECGSSCPCFRNCKNRVLQTGFKVHFEVFKTRDKGWGLRSWDPIRAGTFICEYAGEVIEKIKEKADGDDGENNDYVFDTNRVYESFKWNHETESAEERSDTSEKFDIPSPLIISSKNSGNIARFMNHSCSPNVFWQPIMYEHNNEAFLHIAFFAKKHIPPMTELTYDYGIPRSDETESNNMEHGKKKCLCGSPKCRGYFY, from the coding sequence ATGCCGATTCGTTCGTTTAGAGCCGAACCACCACCAGCTTCTAATGGTGAAAATGTGCAAAGCAGTAATAAACGCAAATCTGTTGGCCCGAGTTTCGTCAAAAAGAAAGTGAAGAGAAGCAACGATTCGGAGCTTGCACTGGCTGCACTTACTAATTTTAAACCTGGAATCAGTGCAGCTGAAAAAGATGATGGTAACCGGGAACTTGTTGAAAATGTGCTTATGAGATTCGAAGCACTTAGGAGAAAGCTTAGCCAAATGGAAGATGCAAAGGAATCACATTCTGATATTTTCAAGCGCGCTAACTTAAAAGCTGGCAACATTATGTTCACGAAAGGGGTACGGACTAATGGAAAGAAGCGAATTGGGGCTGTTCCTGGTGTTGAAATCGGTGACATTTTCTTCTTCCGAATGGAGTTGATTTTAATCGGGTTGCATTCTCAATCCATGGCTGGAATTGACTTCATGCCTATGAAGGCTGATATTGAGGGAGAGCGAGTGGCTATAAGCATTGTTTCGTCTGGAGGGTATGAAGACAATGCTGAAGATCCTGATGTTTTGGTATACACCGGTCAAGGTGGGAATGCTAGTGCCGATAAAGAAGCATCTGATCAGAAGCTTGTGAGGGGCAATATTGCTTTGGAAAGGAGCTTGCACCGAGCCAATGAAGTAAGAGTTATTCGGGGTTTCAAGGATGCTACTCACCAAACTTCTAAGGTTTATGTATACGACGGGCTTTACAAGGTCCAAGAGTCGTGGATGGAGAAAGGGAAAACGGGTTGTAACATGTTCAAGTATAAATTAGTAAGGCTTCCCGGGCAAACGGGTGCATTTTCGACATGGAAATCCATTCGGAAATGGAAAGAAGATCCGTCTTCAAGAGATGGACTTATTCTTCCAGACCTCACTTCAGGTGCTGAAAGCATACCTGTTTCACTTGTAAATGAGGTCGATGATGAAAAGGGACCTGCTTATTTCACATATGTCTCGACTGTTAAATATCCAAAATCGTTCAAATTAGTACAACCTTCATACGGATGCAATTGCCGTGATGCATGTCAAGCAGGAAATTCAAACTGTTCCTGTATTCAAAAAAACGGAGGCGATTTCCCTTACATTACCACTGGGATTCTAGCTTGTCGAATGCCTATGATATTTGAATGTGGTTCCTCATGCCCTTGTTTTCGTAACTGCAAAAACCGGGTTTTACAAACTGGTTTTAAAGTTCACTTTGAAGTTTTTAAGACACGAGACAAGGGTTGGGGTCTACGGTCATGGGACCCTATTCGTGCAGGTACGTTTATTTGTGAATACGCAGGTGAAGTTATtgaaaaaattaaggaaaaagcAGACGGGGACGATGGTGAAAACAATGATTACGTTTTCGATACGAATCGAGTGTATGAATCCTTCAAATGGAATCATGAAACTGAGTCAGCAGAGGAAAGATCTGACACTAGTGAAAAGTTCGATATTCCGTCTCCTCTAATCATAAGTTCGAAGAACAGTGGAAACATAGCTCGATTTATGAATCATAGTTGCTCCCCGAATGTTTTTTGGCAACCGATCATGTATGAACATAACAATGAAGCTTTTCTCCATATTGCTTTCTTTGCTAAGAAACACATTCCTCCAATGACCGAGTTGACATACGATTACGGTATTCCACGGTCGGATGAGACCGAAAGTAACAACATGGAGCACGGAAAAAAGAAGTGCTTATGTGGATCGCCGAAATGCAGAGGTTACTTTTATTGA
- the LOC107935483 gene encoding nascent polypeptide-associated complex subunit alpha-like protein 1, whose amino-acid sequence MAAQTDKEIEEILAAHLEQQKVDSEQTVVEVDVDEDDDEDEDDDKDEDDAEGHHDGEGAGRSKQSRSEKKSRKAMLKLGMKPIPGVSRVTVKKSKNILFIISKPDVFKSPTSDTYVIFGEAKIEDLSSQLQTQAAEQFKAPDLSHVISKPEPEPSTSAQDDEEVDETGVEPKDIELVMTQAGVSRSKAVKALKAADGDIVAAIMELTT is encoded by the exons ATGGCTGCCCAGACCGACAAAGAAATCGAAGAGATCCTCGCCGCTCATCTCGAACAACAAAAAGTCGAT TCGGAACAAACTGTAGTTGAAGTTGACGTTGATGAAGACGACGATGAAGATGAGGACGATGACAAGGATGAAGATGATGCCGAAG GACACCATGATGGAGAAGGAGCAGGTAGGTCAAAACAAAGCAGAAGCGAAAAGAAAAGTCGCAAAGCAATGTTGAAACTTGGGATGAAACCAATTCCGGGTGTTAGCCGAGTCACCGTCAAGAAGAGCAAGAAT ATATTATTTATCATTTCAAAACCGGATGTCTTCAAGAGCCCCACATCAGATACCTATGTTATTTTCGGAGAAGCTAAGATCGAGGACTTGAGCTCGCAATTGCAGACTCAGGCTGCTGAGCAATTTAAGGCTCCTGATCTCAGTCACGTAATCTCCAAACCTGAACCCGAGCCATCAACATCGGCTCAGGACGATGAAGAAGTAGATGAGACTGGAGTCGAACCAAAGGACATTGAGTTGGTAATGACACAAGCCGGAGTCTCGAGGTCGAAAGCTGTCAAGGCACTCAAAGCTGCAGATGGGGATATTGTTGCTGCTATAATGGAGCTAACAACCTAA
- the LOC107935505 gene encoding polygalacturonase-like, with amino-acid sequence MMKLTRPFHGIILILFVMLAINSTSATTKYNVLSFGAKPNGKTDSTKAFLMAWEAACSSADSTMIYVPKGRYLLGSMAFKGGSIGSLAKDLKEEGVQNVTIRKTTFMETQNGLRIKSWARPSTGFVQGVRFLDSLMRNVQNPIVIDQNYCPHNLNCPNQVSGIKIKDIIYEGIRGTSSTQVAIKFDCSPKNPCTGIRLQNVNLSYLNKPAQSSCSNVRGKALNLVRPESCL; translated from the exons ATGATGAAGCTCACTCGCCCTTTTCATGGAATTATTCTGATTCTCTTTGTCATGTTAGCCATAAATTCAACGTCTGCAACAACCAAGTACAATGTGTTAAGCTTTGGGGCTAAGCCTAATGGAAAAACTGACTCCACCAAGGCTTTCCTCATGGCATGGGAAGCAGCCTGTAGCTCAGCTGACTCCACTATGATATATGTACCCAAAGGCCGGTATTTGCTCGGTTCTATGGCCTTCAAAGGTGGCAGCATTGGAAGTTTAGCAAAAGATTTGAAAGAGGAAGGGGTCCAAAATGTCACTATAAGAAAGACAACTTTTATGGAAACTCAAAATGGGCTGAGGATCAAGTCATGGGCTAGGCCTAGTACTGGATTTGTTCAAGGGGTTCGGTTTTTGGATTCTTTGATGAGAAATGTGCAAAATCCTATTGTAATTGATCAAAATTATTGCCCACACAATCTAAATTGTCCCAATCAG GTATCcggaattaaaattaaagatatcATATATGAAGGTATTCGAGGAACGTCATCCACACAAGTAGCTATAAAATTTGATTGTAGCCCGAAGAATCCATGCACTGGGATAAGATTGCAGAATGTCAATTTGTCATATTTGAATAAACCTGCTCAATCATCTTGTTCCAATGTTCGTGGGAAAGCATTGAATTTAGTTCGACCAGAAAGCTGCTTATAA